From Aegilops tauschii subsp. strangulata cultivar AL8/78 chromosome 5, Aet v6.0, whole genome shotgun sequence:
GCAGTTGACGTTTACGTAAAGATTTTTCCTGCTATCTGTCCCCCTCGGTTCTGATATTTTAAGTGGCTTTCTTTCAGCTGAAACAAGATGCCGACAATGGCAGCGAGCATCCTAGTTTACGATAGATCCGAGATTTTGGCTTAAATTTGCCTCAAGTCAACCTCGAAATATTGTAGTGTATGCGTTTCGTTTCTTCTCTTGTGTCACTGGACTATTCTATTGTGTCTGATGATTAATCTCTTTGCAGCCATCAAACTTGACCTTCTCGGTAGCCATGTGGTTGATCAAGTACTTGTCTATCGTTAGGACTTGCTTGTCGTGATCAAAGTTCTGAAAGATCCATCCAACTGCAACCCCGGGTTTGTAGGGAGTCTTCTGTGCACAGGCTGGAAATGTGAGGTCTTCATTTTCTTCATGACACAGGCATGAACAGTTCCGTAGCATCAATGACTTGACTCACATGTTAGAGCTGAGCTGAATAAGAATTCATACGAATGCGTCTGCAACGCCGACCAACCCCTCGTTTGTCATGCCAGACAAGCACACCCCTCATATCCAAACTTTCGTATTCATGCAAAGTCATACACGTCCATCATAGAGCTTTCATGCCAAATAAACCACAATTCTACACACGCTAAACAAACACCAACAATTTATACATAGATAGGCAATATACGAATGAATCAAAGCCTCCATTGTTACGCTCGTTGATCCTCTTTCTTCATGTTAATCAACTACTTCTTGCTTTCCTCATCCTAGAGGCTACTGTCCTACAGTACGATACTATGATTCTCGACTACTCTTTGCCTTGCAAGCCTCAACTTCTCTCTCAAATCATTAACTCGTATTGCATTGTTGTCGCCTTCTCAAGCTTTTATTTTTGTACATTTCTTTTGCTTATACAAGTCTACCTTCTCCCTCTCTTCTCTTTCATCCTCTCCCGCTCGAACTCCATCATTTACCTTTGCACATCCAAGCATGtatctctcctcctcctccttggcgaAAAAATGTTTGTCCATGCGACGAACATTTTGCTTGCCGCAACGTCACATGTGGCCCTCTTCTTCTCCCACTTGTTTCCCATCATTTGCAGCTTCCACTTTGGCACGGTCGTTTTTACGTCCGCCCATCCACGTTTCTCCTCTTCGTCATCCAATCCAATAGATTATTGGGAGTTTGGGCCATAGTTTTCCTTCAACTTCTTGGTGGGGTTTTTGAGCTCATCGAGGACGAGTTGCCACTTTGGTTTTCCATTCAATTTCAACCAGCAGTTGGGACAAAGTGAATGGATTGCCCTCAATTTGGTTGTACAAAGCGGCCGCCAACCATAACTAGCAAAACAATAATCACTCAAAACAATGCAACAAATGAAGCTAGCAATACAAATGATGAcaatgtgaagcaattcaaactACATGTCTTGACTGTCATGCCACTTTGGTTTTGGTCAACCACTTGTGAATAAAACTGCAAAACTTGTTGACGCTCTCTTGGATGGGGAACCATCTATGTCGGAGAAAGCCCTCATGCGGATGGTATGGATTGGGTGCGGCTCCACACAGTTCTTGTGTTCATGGTAGTGTTTGTGGGGTTTTTTTGCCAATATTTGACGCCTTTTGCTCAGTTTCACAAATTGGATCCATGCTTGTGGCCAACCAAGTTTCACACAACAAAATATTCTCATTCCTTGTAAATAGCGGACCTCTTGCCTTTGCTACCTTCTCTTTTTTGTGTACGGTGTCTGCCCAACATTAAACATAGGGGAATTGATATCACCCAAGTCATAAGGCATAGGCTCTTGACCATATTTATCACACTCAACATGTACGCGTCCTATAATATGCATCACAATGAAACTACCATCCCTAAGTTGATCCAATGGTATGTGCAACAAATGAAGCAAGCGATACTATGTCATATGGGGAAAAAATGTACCCTGTCTTGGTCGTCCATTTCATCGAACAACACATGGGCATACCTGGCGTCGATGTTTCCTGGCGTTGTACACTGCCTTTGGAGTTGCGATGAGTCATACACACTGTCGGTGGCGGCATCCTCTTCCGTCCCGCCATCCGGATGCCCGACCACTAGTAGGCCGAAGCGGAGTCGTACATGGCCGAAGGCTTGTTCCTTCTCGTGTTCATGACGGACGGCACGAAGCGGAGTCGTGCATGGCCGAAGGCTTGTTCCTTCTCGTGTTCATGACGGATGGCACGAAGCCGGTCACCAAACCATACACGCCCAAGTCCATGTCACTGGCCTTCTCCACAACTTCCCATACGTGTTGCCGGGCACGCCAATCCCTCAGTGTGTCATTCTCCTCCTTGCAAGAGACGATGGTAGGGACCCCATGGACTATGTCGAGGCATGGTCCATGGCACGCGTGGGGTACGGGGTACTCTGCGTCGCATTGAGGATAACGGATGGGGATGGCGGCGCGGACTGGGGAGCAAGGGGAGGGTGACGATTTGGACACGAGAAAAGAAGACGTACACATGAAAGGACAGTcaatttggtgaacttgtcaattTGGAGTAGGTCCGAGCTAGACATGCCCTATGCGTCCCCAAGTCCGCTGACATAGTGGCTGGGAGGTCTGGTTGGATGATGATTTTGTGACCAGACAATGACGAGTCAGACATGTTCAGGGAGGGTTTGAGGGtctggttgtagatgctcttagacTAGACAGCATCCACATCCAAAGCACCAACAATCACAATTTATGCTCTCATTTTGTTCTCTGCAATCTCCTGGAGACAAGAAATGCAGATTTTCCTATCAAAATTTTGGAAAAATCTCAAGCAGGAACTTGTCGCCGACGCTTTGATTTCACTACCAGTACATTTCAAGTTTCGCCCAGAGACTTTTTGATAATTTAGTTCTATGCTCATATGGTTGCTGCGCTTGGAACACTTCCACCGACTTTTCAGCTCAATAACAGGCGAGTTTTTTTTTCTGCTTAGCATGTTTCTTCAACATGCATGACTCCGGTACATCCACCAAACAAGCATAATAACAGTCACGTCTAACACAAATGCGATACATTTCCTGGGTACATTCCACATCCTTCAGACTGTGCAACGGCATTCAGGGTAATTGGGCAAGAGTCGGAACCAGAGCTCCACATAGCAGACCTTACTTGCACCTTGGGAAATGGGTATTATCAACATAGCCTCCCGACATCGCCGTTTGAACATTTCTCTGGAACTTCTGTGGGTTGTCTCGGAGGACGGCCGCAGCTTCATGATTCAAGGGGTCCTCGTCATTGGGTTGCTGCAGAGAAGAATTAAGAAGATGGTTAGTGGCCAGGTACATGGTAATACAAAAGGCAAGCAGTGACTTGTCTTCCCTCAAGATAAACTTGCACCAGAAGCTACACATAAACCCAACATAAATTCATGCAACTGCGCCATTTAAAAAATTTGAATGAAGAATCGGTGGGTAGCTGGGTGCACAGTTTTGAATATGATACTTACTGAGAAAAGAAGGTTTAAACCATATATTATGGTGTTGATGTTCAAGACAGGCTTCCAGTCTTCACGCAGAATGTTCAGGCAGACATTTCCTTCTAGGTCAATATTAGGATGGTAAACCTGAAAGTTACTACATTAGCAATAACCAACTTATGATGATGATTGACAGGAGTCAGATTGTGTTACCTTAGTCTTGCACTTGACCTTCGGAGCCTCGTGAGGGTAGGAAGGAGATACTTGGAAGGTGAAAGTAAATGTCCCACCTCTAAGAAACAAGACATATTATGGATATTAGAATAATTGACTGATGTTGTTTCGATGAACTGGTAAGGTGTACAATAGTGTACAAAAACAAAATTCTTTGACAATTATGAAGGGGCCAACACAAATAGAGTTTTCTCCTCATTAAGAAAATCAATGTTGTACTGAAAAGATGAGATACAATGCCCAAGGAGGAGAAACATGAATGAGTGTAAACTGATGAAAACTATAATAAAGAAACTAATGCAACAATAGCCGACAACTACTCATATTTCTATTGAAGTTCTATAGGATAATTCTTCATCATGCTATGTCCAGACATATTTGAAGGAATGTGGTGTAACCGTGCAATATTTTTAAGTAGTTCGAATGTAAAGTCAAAGATTAAACGATTCAAAATCAAAATTAACTAATAAACATGACTAAACGTTGAAAAGAAGAGTAGACCTAAAAGAAGCATCTATATAAGATACTTACACATAGTATCCTTCATCAGGACGTAGAGTGGCCTCAAAGTTCATGAGATCATCCTTTCCATTTGGAAAAGAAATTTTAGTTGTCTTTGGAAGGTTAAGCTCAGCAATATCTGCAAGTTAAAATGAAAACTGTCAACCAAGATCCATGCTCTGAATACTATCCAAGTAGAAATAACTAATATTCATCATGTGCATACTGCATAAATCTGGAAGAAAAGAATAGATAGGTGGATATTAAAATTTTAAACGTCATTTATTGACAACACATGTTTGAACAATAGAAGAATCTATCACTGTTCAACTTTTAGTATGGTAGGATTTCCAATGTGAATCCTCATAATTCACGAAATATCTGGAGTCTAACTTAAGTTGGAATAGTGAATTCGGGATTCAACCCTGGATATCAGATATCTGGGCGTTCATTACTATGTAAGAACTATCAGCGTCGTCAACATAGTTATCACGGTGACACCTATATGAAGCCAATCTAATACACAGCAGCAGCTAATGACTATACCCAATGTGCAAAGACCAAAAGGGAGATAGAAAGGCCACTACCATCATTCAGCATACTACCCCATACTCAGCGTACTGCCTCACTCAAGCCAGCAGCCTCTCATCATACTAGTGACCACTGCCAGTCTGCCACCCCACTCCCGTGCCCTAGTGCCCTACTAACCCCTACTTCCACCATGTTGGCAACCCATCCTTTCCTCCACATCCCTCTCATGCCCCATCTCCCTCCACCCTGCCTCTGCTGCTGCTCTGCCTCATCCTGAAGCTGAGATAAGCAGCATCGAGATGAGGCTGACTACGACTTTGAGTAAGGCAACTCTGTCATAAACAAATCAGCGGCAAAGAAAACATGGTGGTTCAGTTTAACACACACTGGGTCACTTTATATCTTTCCAGGCCAGGCAAGGGGCCAATGGCGTTCCTCCTCTGAACCAGAATGGCTAGGTAGCACGTCTGTGTTGACTGGGCGACAGTGTGAGAACTACTTCCATCATGCAAGtcaaacaaaacaaaaacaaacagATCATAATCTTTGGTATACAGATTACCCAATTTGTCACACACATGAAGCATGGCACATGTAAAAGTTGGTCATAACCAGCACAGGCCAGCCAATATTGTTAGCAGTAAAGCCTACTCCCTCAGTCGcaaattatttgaagttctagcTTTGTCTTAAGTCAAACTTCTCTATATTTGACCAAGTCTATAAGAAGTGCTAATATCTACTGTATCAAGTATATATAGTACAAAAATATATTTTATGATGAAGCTAATTCGGTGTTGTGGATGTTGATATATTTTTCTTAGACTTGGTCAAACTTAAAGAAATTTGGCTTAGCACAAAgctgaacttcaaataagttggaacggagggagtagatggcaaggtacacaacatATATGCTAGTACCTAAACCGATACAACCCCTATTTAGTCTTTTTCACAAGCGAATTAGTTTTTATTACATAAGGGGAATGCATatgatttctacaaaatataAATGCAACAAATTGGTTAACTAATATACTTAGGAGCAATAGTTCATTTGCCAATAACAGACAAAAAACAAAAAGAACGGCATACTTGCGCACAAGATTGCAAGATCAGCTTAGCCCTAATCAATACACATTGTACAATGTACATCATGTCAGTGTGGCTCTGTTCAGCACTGTGGTGGATTATGGTGATCTCGTCTGATTGACCCTTGGCTAGTTGTTTTGTTTTATCTCAGCTATTACGTTGCAATCTGATATATTTTTGTTGTACAAGAACATATGAGATGAAATCGTGACAGGGCAACCATTGAACAACAGAAACTATTCAGATTAATCTGATCAATCAAACATAACAATACACTCTTCACAGCAGCTCGAAAGATAAGCACAAAAAGCAGCAAACTCAACCGATATCTCTAAGTGAGACACCTGGCTGAAAGTAACATAACATAACCCTGACATCAAATCCCTTCCGGCGAAACAAACCTTTATGGAGACGTAATTCCCCAGGACTTTGCTTCTTGACAGGAGGCCCCCCTTTCGAGTTCGCCGCCTCTTCGTTCTTCTGCCCCTTGATCTTGAAAAGGTTTATCATCTTTGTTCCTTGTGCACGGGGCCCTTATGTGGGGGCGGATCCGTGCGGATCGGGACGAGGAACAGCGCTACACGGGGCCCTTCCTTCGTTCTGCGGCTGCAGAGACAGATGCGTCAGATAGATTGAATTGCTTAAGAGGAACAGCGCTGCACGGCGCCCGCACCGCTCCGGTCGTTCTGCCGGCGCCCGCACCGCTCCGGTCGCCGTTCACTCTTGCTGcggagagagaaagagagagagagagagagagcacctgtccagccgccgccgccgccgccgcccgatgTCCTGTCGCCGCTGCCGATTCGACGAGAGGGGTAAAAGATTGGGTGTTTCGGGAGTACGCGGAAAAAATACGCAGCCTCGTCAGCCTGAATACTCTACTTTATAACGCGAATATGTTCGGATCTTTTAGAAAACCTAAACTTTATTGTCCCCGGACTCTACACGCATATATAGCCACATTAGCACAAATTCTACAAACTTAACGGAAAAAACGAATATGTCACATTGTGTTGCCAAaacataatactccctccgtctcaaaataagttTGGCTTattatctagtactccctccattcctaaatataagtctttttaaacATTTCAAATGGATTACAATATACGGATGTATAGGCAATTCTTTATTACGAGGTTGCCTACaaaacttgaagaaattaaactcatgagacacaaCAACCGAATTAACACTGACGGTTTGTTTCTTGCAATCTATATTAGCATTAAcagagttcaagaaaggtctaccaaaaataatgagACAAAAGTCATCTTTTGGGAAACCAAGAACTTggaaatcagtagggtattttatttttccacacaaaatttcaacatctctaacaatcccaagtggcgtgatagtatctctattagcaagttaaATAGTGACATTAATATCTTATATTTTAGCAGGTGCTATATCATTCATGATTTTTTGATAAAGAATAAAAGGAATAGCActgacactagcacccatatcacataagccatgataacagtgatatCCTATTtcaactgagacaacaggcatgccaacaactggtctatttttatctttagtatctggcttagcaattctagcagcttcaacAAAAAAAAACgcgcccatcaatattatcagccaagagatctttaaccatcgcaatactaggttctactttaatttgttcagagggtttaggtgctctaatattacttttgttaaccACGGTTGAGACTTTAGCATGCTCCTTTATTCGAACAGGGAAAGGTGGGTTTTCAATGTAAGCACTAGGCACAACTGGGTCAACATTGTAAATGATGGTTTCATCTTTAACTATAGCTTTTTATTTAATCTCTTCTTTAATTAAGGGATGATATGTataccacttctccttagggagctcaacatgagtagcaaatgattcacaaaagaggctactatctcagagtcaagtccatacttagtgctaaacttatgaaaagcatcggtatccataaaatatttaacacaatcaaactcaagctttatacttgactctttaccttcgtcaaGTTCTTAATCTTCAGaattgcatttaattctttctaaaagatcccacctgaattcaatagtcttcttcataaaaaaaccagtacaagaagtatcgagaatggattgatcatcacgagaaagccgagcataaaaattctgtaTAATAATTCCTCTCGAGCGCTCATGATTGAGGcttgaatataacattgatttaatcctccccaagcTAGAGCGGTACTTTccccttcacgaggccaaaaattatatatataattccggtcacgatgaactagatgcattggataatttttttgggtgaaattccaattttaaccgattccaattccaagctccaatatcatcacatggcCTATATCATGTCAATGCTTTTTCCCCCTAAAGATAAAGgcaaaaccttcttcttaacttcatccccgggcaaacctgcaagcttaaggattagctagcagtttcgttccatctcttgcataaggattagctagcagtttctctatcatacccgaaggaatttcataaccaatatttttagtaggtgctatacgttgaggagcaactctttatgcttccggtcaaggtgaagatatcccgaacaaacc
This genomic window contains:
- the LOC109735935 gene encoding NEDD8-conjugating enzyme Ubc12, with product MINLFKIKGQKNEEAANSKGGPPVKKQSPGELRLHKDIAELNLPKTTKISFPNGKDDLMNFEATLRPDEGYYVGGTFTFTFQVSPSYPHEAPKVKCKTKVYHPNIDLEGNVCLNILREDWKPVLNINTIIYGLNLLFSQPNDEDPLNHEAAAVLRDNPQKFQRNVQTAMSGGYVDNTHFPRCK